Proteins encoded within one genomic window of Siniperca chuatsi isolate FFG_IHB_CAS linkage group LG4, ASM2008510v1, whole genome shotgun sequence:
- the cpt1b gene encoding carnitine O-palmitoyltransferase 1, muscle isoform isoform X3, producing the protein MAEAHQAVGFQFTVRPDGLDLKLSQEVIKNIYLSGVTAWKKRAIQFKNGVLAGVYPASPSSWLIVVIAIMSSLYIHIDPSLGMIDTIKENLPHRDYMSVQSRAVLSAIMFATGLWLFLIYLLRYILKALLSYHGWIFESHGKMSTSTKVWLSLVKMFSGRRPLLYSFQASLPRLPVPSVDDTIHRYLESVLPLLDSEQYNQMEILANDFKDSKAAQLQRYLILKSWWATNYVSDWWEEYIYLRSRSPIMVNSNFYIMLRAVGTVPMCSTQMERIFNTTRIPGIETDIVQHLTDRKHLVVYHKGRLFQVWLYTGGRHLSPSELETQFQRILNDTSEPQPGELKLAALTAGNRLPWAQARIKYFSQGVNKVSLDAIESAAFFLALDDKPQGYDPAKTGSLDSYAKSLLHGKCYDRWFDKSVTLISYPNGKMGVNAEHSWADAPIVGHMWEYVLATDCFQLGYTEEGHCKGDVNKGLPHPTRLQWQIPKECQDVIETSYLSAKQIADDVDFHGCLFTEFGKGLIKKCKTSPDAFIQLALQLAQYRDQGVFCLTYESSMTRMFRDGRTETVRSCTSEAVAFVRAMEDADATNVQRLALFRKAADKHQNMYRLAMTGSGIDRHLFCLYIVSKYLGVDSPFLKKVLSEPWKLSTSQTPQQQLNLVDINKFPKYVGAGGGFGPVADDGYGVSYIIVGENLITFHISSKFSSPDTDSYRFGQHIWKAMLDIQALFKSENDKKMVENAKHVHLENGKKHI; encoded by the exons atggctgaggcacatcaggCGGTGGGCTTCCAGTTCACCGTGCGCCCAGATGGTTTGGACCTTAAACTGAGCCAAGAGGTCATCAAAAACATCTACCTGTCAGGAGTGACAGCATGGAAGAAGCGAGCCATTCAATTCAAG AATGGTGTATTGGCTGGAGTCTATCCTGCCAGTCCGTCCAGTTGGCTGATAGTTGTGATTGCAATAATGAGTTCCTTGTACATCCACATAGACCCATCTCTAGGAATGATTGACACAATCAAGGAAAACCTACCACACAG AGACTACATGTCAGTGCAGTCTCGAGCGGTGCTGAGTGCCATCATGTTTGCCACTGGACTGTGGCTGTTCCTCATCTACCTCTTGAGATACATTCTCAAAGCTCTACTCTCCTACCATGGATGGATTTTTGAATCCCATGGAAAAATGAGCACGTCAACAAAAGTGTGGCTG AGCCTTGTGAAGATGTTCTCTGGGCGCAGACCGCTGCTCTACAGTTTCCAGGCCTCCTTACCCAGGCTCCCTGTGCCCAGTGTGGATGATACAATTCACAGG TACCTTGAGTCAGTCCTTCCTCTGCTAGACAGTGAACAGTACAACCAAATGGAGATTTTGGCCAATGACTTTAAAGATTCCAAAGCAGCCCAGCTGCAGAGATACCTAATCTTGAAATCCTGGTGGGCAACAAATTAT GTAAGTGACTGGTGGGAGGAGTACATCTACCTCAGGAGCAGGAGTCCTATCATGGTGAACAGTAACTTCTATATAATG CTGAGGGCTGTGGGGACCGTTCCTATGTGTTCCACTCAGATGGAGAGGATCTTTAACACCACCCGCATCCCTGGGATTGAAACAG ATATTGTGCAGCACCTGACTGACCGTAAGCACCTGGTTGTTTACCACAAGGGCCGTCTCTTCCAAGTGTGGCTGTACACTGGAGGGCGCCACCTCTCACCCAGTGAACTTGAGACACAGTTTCAAAGGATCCTCAATGATACATCAGAACCCCAGCCAGGAGAACTCAAATTAGCTGCCCTGACTGCAGGAAACAG ACTTCCATGGGCTCAGGCTCGGATTAAATATTTCAGCCAGGGAGTAAACAAAGTGTCACTGGACGCCATTGAGTCAGCTGCCTTCTTCCTGGCACTAGATGACAAGCCACAGGGTTATGATCCTGCAAAGACCGGTTCCCTTGACAGTTACGCCAAGTCCCTGCTTCACGGAAAATGTTATGACAG gTGGTTTGACAAGTCTGTCACCTTGATCTCTTATCCAAATGGAAAAATGGGTGTAAATGCTGAACATTCTTGGGCTGATGCACCAATTGTGGGACATATGTGGGAG tatgtCCTTGCAACAGACTGCTTCCAACTTGGCTACACAGAGGAAGGACACTGTAAAGGGGATGTGAACAAAGGCCTGCCTCATCCCACTCGACTACAGTGGCAGATTCCAAAGGAG TGCCAAGACGTCATTGAGACTTCATACCTATCAGCCAAGCAGATAGCTGATGACGTGGACTTCCACGGCTGTCTGTTCACTGAGTTTGGGAAAGGACTGATCAAGAAGTGCAAGACCAGCCCCGATGCCTTTATTCAGCTGGCCCTGCAGCTGGCACAGTACAGG GACCAGGGAGTTTTCTGTCTGACATACGAGTCATCAATGACTCGTATGTTCAGAGACGGTCGGACAGAGACGGTACGCTCCTGCACTTCGGAGGCTGTTGCATTTGTCAGAGCCATGGAGGATGCAGATGCAACA AATGTCCAGAGACTTGCCCTATTTCGGAAGGCAGCAGATAAGCATCAAAACATGTATCGTCTGGCCATGACTGGTTCTGGTATCGACCGTCACCTCTTCTGTCTCTACATAGTGTCCAAATACCTTGGTGTTGACTCGCCATTTCTTAAGAAG GTGCTTTCAGAGCCCTGGAAGCTGTCTACCAGCCAGactccacagcagcagctcaatTTAGTTGACATCAACAAGTTCCCGAAATATGTGGGTGCTGGTGGTGGATTTGGCCCA GTGGCTGATGATGGTTACGGTGTGTCTTATATAATTGTTGGGGAAAACCTCATCACATTCCACATCTCCAGCAAGTTCTCCAGCCCTGACACC GACTCATACCGGTTTGGTCAGCACATTTGGAAGGCCATGCTTGATATCCAAGCACTTTTCAAGTCTGAAAATGATAAGAAGATGGTGGAGAATGCAAAGCATGTACACCTGGAAAATGGGAAAAAACACATATAA
- the cpt1b gene encoding carnitine O-palmitoyltransferase 1, muscle isoform isoform X2: protein MAEAHQAVGFQFTVRPDGLDLKLSQEVIKNIYLSGVTAWKKRAIQFKNGVLAGVYPASPSSWLIVVIAIMSSLYIHIDPSLGMIDTIKENLPHRDYMSVQSRAVLSAIMFATGLWLFLIYLLRYILKALLSYHGWIFESHGKMSTSTKVWLYLESVLPLLDSEQYNQMEILANDFKDSKAAQLQRYLILKSWWATNYVSDWWEEYIYLRSRSPIMVNSNFYIMDLLYVTPTHRQAARAGNVVHAMLQYRRKLERGEHAPLRAVGTVPMCSTQMERIFNTTRIPGIETDIVQHLTDRKHLVVYHKGRLFQVWLYTGGRHLSPSELETQFQRILNDTSEPQPGELKLAALTAGNRLPWAQARIKYFSQGVNKVSLDAIESAAFFLALDDKPQGYDPAKTGSLDSYAKSLLHGKCYDRWFDKSVTLISYPNGKMGVNAEHSWADAPIVGHMWEYVLATDCFQLGYTEEGHCKGDVNKGLPHPTRLQWQIPKECQDVIETSYLSAKQIADDVDFHGCLFTEFGKGLIKKCKTSPDAFIQLALQLAQYRDQGVFCLTYESSMTRMFRDGRTETVRSCTSEAVAFVRAMEDADATNVQRLALFRKAADKHQNMYRLAMTGSGIDRHLFCLYIVSKYLGVDSPFLKKVLSEPWKLSTSQTPQQQLNLVDINKFPKYVGAGGGFGPVADDGYGVSYIIVGENLITFHISSKFSSPDTDSYRFGQHIWKAMLDIQALFKSENDKKMVENAKHVHLENGKKHI, encoded by the exons atggctgaggcacatcaggCGGTGGGCTTCCAGTTCACCGTGCGCCCAGATGGTTTGGACCTTAAACTGAGCCAAGAGGTCATCAAAAACATCTACCTGTCAGGAGTGACAGCATGGAAGAAGCGAGCCATTCAATTCAAG AATGGTGTATTGGCTGGAGTCTATCCTGCCAGTCCGTCCAGTTGGCTGATAGTTGTGATTGCAATAATGAGTTCCTTGTACATCCACATAGACCCATCTCTAGGAATGATTGACACAATCAAGGAAAACCTACCACACAG AGACTACATGTCAGTGCAGTCTCGAGCGGTGCTGAGTGCCATCATGTTTGCCACTGGACTGTGGCTGTTCCTCATCTACCTCTTGAGATACATTCTCAAAGCTCTACTCTCCTACCATGGATGGATTTTTGAATCCCATGGAAAAATGAGCACGTCAACAAAAGTGTGGCTG TACCTTGAGTCAGTCCTTCCTCTGCTAGACAGTGAACAGTACAACCAAATGGAGATTTTGGCCAATGACTTTAAAGATTCCAAAGCAGCCCAGCTGCAGAGATACCTAATCTTGAAATCCTGGTGGGCAACAAATTAT GTAAGTGACTGGTGGGAGGAGTACATCTACCTCAGGAGCAGGAGTCCTATCATGGTGAACAGTAACTTCTATATAATG GACCTCTTGTACGTGACTCCAACACACCGACAGGCTGCACGGGCAGGGAACGTGGTTCATGCCATGCTGCAGTACAGACGCAAGCTGGAACGTGGTGAACATGCCCCT CTGAGGGCTGTGGGGACCGTTCCTATGTGTTCCACTCAGATGGAGAGGATCTTTAACACCACCCGCATCCCTGGGATTGAAACAG ATATTGTGCAGCACCTGACTGACCGTAAGCACCTGGTTGTTTACCACAAGGGCCGTCTCTTCCAAGTGTGGCTGTACACTGGAGGGCGCCACCTCTCACCCAGTGAACTTGAGACACAGTTTCAAAGGATCCTCAATGATACATCAGAACCCCAGCCAGGAGAACTCAAATTAGCTGCCCTGACTGCAGGAAACAG ACTTCCATGGGCTCAGGCTCGGATTAAATATTTCAGCCAGGGAGTAAACAAAGTGTCACTGGACGCCATTGAGTCAGCTGCCTTCTTCCTGGCACTAGATGACAAGCCACAGGGTTATGATCCTGCAAAGACCGGTTCCCTTGACAGTTACGCCAAGTCCCTGCTTCACGGAAAATGTTATGACAG gTGGTTTGACAAGTCTGTCACCTTGATCTCTTATCCAAATGGAAAAATGGGTGTAAATGCTGAACATTCTTGGGCTGATGCACCAATTGTGGGACATATGTGGGAG tatgtCCTTGCAACAGACTGCTTCCAACTTGGCTACACAGAGGAAGGACACTGTAAAGGGGATGTGAACAAAGGCCTGCCTCATCCCACTCGACTACAGTGGCAGATTCCAAAGGAG TGCCAAGACGTCATTGAGACTTCATACCTATCAGCCAAGCAGATAGCTGATGACGTGGACTTCCACGGCTGTCTGTTCACTGAGTTTGGGAAAGGACTGATCAAGAAGTGCAAGACCAGCCCCGATGCCTTTATTCAGCTGGCCCTGCAGCTGGCACAGTACAGG GACCAGGGAGTTTTCTGTCTGACATACGAGTCATCAATGACTCGTATGTTCAGAGACGGTCGGACAGAGACGGTACGCTCCTGCACTTCGGAGGCTGTTGCATTTGTCAGAGCCATGGAGGATGCAGATGCAACA AATGTCCAGAGACTTGCCCTATTTCGGAAGGCAGCAGATAAGCATCAAAACATGTATCGTCTGGCCATGACTGGTTCTGGTATCGACCGTCACCTCTTCTGTCTCTACATAGTGTCCAAATACCTTGGTGTTGACTCGCCATTTCTTAAGAAG GTGCTTTCAGAGCCCTGGAAGCTGTCTACCAGCCAGactccacagcagcagctcaatTTAGTTGACATCAACAAGTTCCCGAAATATGTGGGTGCTGGTGGTGGATTTGGCCCA GTGGCTGATGATGGTTACGGTGTGTCTTATATAATTGTTGGGGAAAACCTCATCACATTCCACATCTCCAGCAAGTTCTCCAGCCCTGACACC GACTCATACCGGTTTGGTCAGCACATTTGGAAGGCCATGCTTGATATCCAAGCACTTTTCAAGTCTGAAAATGATAAGAAGATGGTGGAGAATGCAAAGCATGTACACCTGGAAAATGGGAAAAAACACATATAA
- the cpt1b gene encoding carnitine O-palmitoyltransferase 1, muscle isoform isoform X1: protein MAEAHQAVGFQFTVRPDGLDLKLSQEVIKNIYLSGVTAWKKRAIQFKNGVLAGVYPASPSSWLIVVIAIMSSLYIHIDPSLGMIDTIKENLPHRDYMSVQSRAVLSAIMFATGLWLFLIYLLRYILKALLSYHGWIFESHGKMSTSTKVWLSLVKMFSGRRPLLYSFQASLPRLPVPSVDDTIHRYLESVLPLLDSEQYNQMEILANDFKDSKAAQLQRYLILKSWWATNYVSDWWEEYIYLRSRSPIMVNSNFYIMDLLYVTPTHRQAARAGNVVHAMLQYRRKLERGEHAPLRAVGTVPMCSTQMERIFNTTRIPGIETDIVQHLTDRKHLVVYHKGRLFQVWLYTGGRHLSPSELETQFQRILNDTSEPQPGELKLAALTAGNRLPWAQARIKYFSQGVNKVSLDAIESAAFFLALDDKPQGYDPAKTGSLDSYAKSLLHGKCYDRWFDKSVTLISYPNGKMGVNAEHSWADAPIVGHMWEYVLATDCFQLGYTEEGHCKGDVNKGLPHPTRLQWQIPKECQDVIETSYLSAKQIADDVDFHGCLFTEFGKGLIKKCKTSPDAFIQLALQLAQYRDQGVFCLTYESSMTRMFRDGRTETVRSCTSEAVAFVRAMEDADATNVQRLALFRKAADKHQNMYRLAMTGSGIDRHLFCLYIVSKYLGVDSPFLKKVLSEPWKLSTSQTPQQQLNLVDINKFPKYVGAGGGFGPVADDGYGVSYIIVGENLITFHISSKFSSPDTDSYRFGQHIWKAMLDIQALFKSENDKKMVENAKHVHLENGKKHI from the exons atggctgaggcacatcaggCGGTGGGCTTCCAGTTCACCGTGCGCCCAGATGGTTTGGACCTTAAACTGAGCCAAGAGGTCATCAAAAACATCTACCTGTCAGGAGTGACAGCATGGAAGAAGCGAGCCATTCAATTCAAG AATGGTGTATTGGCTGGAGTCTATCCTGCCAGTCCGTCCAGTTGGCTGATAGTTGTGATTGCAATAATGAGTTCCTTGTACATCCACATAGACCCATCTCTAGGAATGATTGACACAATCAAGGAAAACCTACCACACAG AGACTACATGTCAGTGCAGTCTCGAGCGGTGCTGAGTGCCATCATGTTTGCCACTGGACTGTGGCTGTTCCTCATCTACCTCTTGAGATACATTCTCAAAGCTCTACTCTCCTACCATGGATGGATTTTTGAATCCCATGGAAAAATGAGCACGTCAACAAAAGTGTGGCTG AGCCTTGTGAAGATGTTCTCTGGGCGCAGACCGCTGCTCTACAGTTTCCAGGCCTCCTTACCCAGGCTCCCTGTGCCCAGTGTGGATGATACAATTCACAGG TACCTTGAGTCAGTCCTTCCTCTGCTAGACAGTGAACAGTACAACCAAATGGAGATTTTGGCCAATGACTTTAAAGATTCCAAAGCAGCCCAGCTGCAGAGATACCTAATCTTGAAATCCTGGTGGGCAACAAATTAT GTAAGTGACTGGTGGGAGGAGTACATCTACCTCAGGAGCAGGAGTCCTATCATGGTGAACAGTAACTTCTATATAATG GACCTCTTGTACGTGACTCCAACACACCGACAGGCTGCACGGGCAGGGAACGTGGTTCATGCCATGCTGCAGTACAGACGCAAGCTGGAACGTGGTGAACATGCCCCT CTGAGGGCTGTGGGGACCGTTCCTATGTGTTCCACTCAGATGGAGAGGATCTTTAACACCACCCGCATCCCTGGGATTGAAACAG ATATTGTGCAGCACCTGACTGACCGTAAGCACCTGGTTGTTTACCACAAGGGCCGTCTCTTCCAAGTGTGGCTGTACACTGGAGGGCGCCACCTCTCACCCAGTGAACTTGAGACACAGTTTCAAAGGATCCTCAATGATACATCAGAACCCCAGCCAGGAGAACTCAAATTAGCTGCCCTGACTGCAGGAAACAG ACTTCCATGGGCTCAGGCTCGGATTAAATATTTCAGCCAGGGAGTAAACAAAGTGTCACTGGACGCCATTGAGTCAGCTGCCTTCTTCCTGGCACTAGATGACAAGCCACAGGGTTATGATCCTGCAAAGACCGGTTCCCTTGACAGTTACGCCAAGTCCCTGCTTCACGGAAAATGTTATGACAG gTGGTTTGACAAGTCTGTCACCTTGATCTCTTATCCAAATGGAAAAATGGGTGTAAATGCTGAACATTCTTGGGCTGATGCACCAATTGTGGGACATATGTGGGAG tatgtCCTTGCAACAGACTGCTTCCAACTTGGCTACACAGAGGAAGGACACTGTAAAGGGGATGTGAACAAAGGCCTGCCTCATCCCACTCGACTACAGTGGCAGATTCCAAAGGAG TGCCAAGACGTCATTGAGACTTCATACCTATCAGCCAAGCAGATAGCTGATGACGTGGACTTCCACGGCTGTCTGTTCACTGAGTTTGGGAAAGGACTGATCAAGAAGTGCAAGACCAGCCCCGATGCCTTTATTCAGCTGGCCCTGCAGCTGGCACAGTACAGG GACCAGGGAGTTTTCTGTCTGACATACGAGTCATCAATGACTCGTATGTTCAGAGACGGTCGGACAGAGACGGTACGCTCCTGCACTTCGGAGGCTGTTGCATTTGTCAGAGCCATGGAGGATGCAGATGCAACA AATGTCCAGAGACTTGCCCTATTTCGGAAGGCAGCAGATAAGCATCAAAACATGTATCGTCTGGCCATGACTGGTTCTGGTATCGACCGTCACCTCTTCTGTCTCTACATAGTGTCCAAATACCTTGGTGTTGACTCGCCATTTCTTAAGAAG GTGCTTTCAGAGCCCTGGAAGCTGTCTACCAGCCAGactccacagcagcagctcaatTTAGTTGACATCAACAAGTTCCCGAAATATGTGGGTGCTGGTGGTGGATTTGGCCCA GTGGCTGATGATGGTTACGGTGTGTCTTATATAATTGTTGGGGAAAACCTCATCACATTCCACATCTCCAGCAAGTTCTCCAGCCCTGACACC GACTCATACCGGTTTGGTCAGCACATTTGGAAGGCCATGCTTGATATCCAAGCACTTTTCAAGTCTGAAAATGATAAGAAGATGGTGGAGAATGCAAAGCATGTACACCTGGAAAATGGGAAAAAACACATATAA
- the sephs1 gene encoding selenide, water dikinase 1 isoform X1: MSVRESFNPESYELDKNFRLTRFAELKGTGCKVPQDVLQKLLETLQENHYQEDEQFLGAVMPRLGIGMDTCVIPLRHGGLSLVQTTDYIYPIVDDPYMMGRIACANVLSDLYAMGVTECDNMLMLLGVSNKMSEKERDKVMPLIIQGFKDASEEAGTSVTGGQTVLNPWVVMGGVATTVCQPNEFIMPDNAVPGDVLVLTKPLGTQVAVAVHQWLDIPEKWNKIKLVVTQEDVELAYHEAMMNMARLNRTAAGLMHTFNAHAATDITGFGILGHAQTLARQQRSEVSFVIHNLPVLAKMAAVSKACGNMFGLMHGTCPETSGGLLICLPREQAARFCAEIKSPKYGEGHQAWIIGIVEKGNRTARIIDKPRIIEVAPQAATQNVNPTPGATS; this comes from the exons ATGTCCGTGAGGGAGTCCTTTAACCCCGAAAGCTATGAGCTGGACAAGAACTTCAGGCTCACACGCTTTGCTGAGCTCAAGGGCACAGGCTGCAAG GTGCCCCAAGATGTGTTACAGAAGCTGCTAGAAACTCTACAGGAGAACCACTATCAAGAGGATGAACAGTTCCTGGGGGCAGTTATGCCTCGATTAG gcatAGGCATGGACACCTGTGTGATCCCCCTCAGACATGGAGGCCTTTCTCTGGTCCAGACAACAGATTACATCTACCCCATTGTGGATGACCCCTACATGATG GGAAGAATTGCTTGTGCCAATGTTCTAAGTGACCTTTATGCCATGGGAGTGACAGAGTGTGATAACATGTTGATGCTTCTGGGAGTcagcaataaaatgtcagagaag gagagagacaaagtcaTGCCACTGATCATCCAGGGATTCAAGGATGCATCGGAGGAGGCAGGCACATCTGTAACAGGAGGACAGACGGTGCTCAACCCCTGGGTGGTGATGGGAGGAGTTGCTACAACAGTCTGCCAGCCCAACGAATTTATCAT GCCAGACAATGCAGTGCCAGGAGACGTGTTGGTGTTGACCAAGCCACTTGGAACACAAGTGGCCGTTGCAGTTCACCAGTGGCTAGATATT CCTGAGAAGTGGAACAAGATCAAGCTAGTGGTAACCCAGGAAGATGTAGAGCTGGCCTACCATGAAGCCATGATGAACATGGCTCGGCTCAACAGGACAG CGGCTGGTCTCATGCACACCTTCAATGCTCACGCAGCCACTGACATCACAGGGTTTGGCATCCTTGGCCACGCTCAGACGTTGGCACGACAACAACGAAGTGAGGTATCATTTGTCATCCACAATCTCCCGGTGCTTGCCAAGATGGCCGCCGTGTCCAAGGCCTGTGGGAACATGTTTGGACTCATGCACGGCACCTGCCCTGAaacatcag GAGGCCTTCTTATCTGTCTGCCTCGGGAGCAGGCTGCTCGCTTCTGTGCCGAGATTAAATCCCCAAAATACGGCGAGGGCCACCAAGCGTGGATCATCGGGATTGTAGAGAAAGGAAACCGCACTGCTCGCATTATTGACAAACCACGGATCATAGAGGTGGCACCACAAGCAGCCACGCAGAATGTCAACCCAACTCCTGGTGCAACTTCTTAA
- the sephs1 gene encoding selenide, water dikinase 1 isoform X2 translates to MDTCVIPLRHGGLSLVQTTDYIYPIVDDPYMMGRIACANVLSDLYAMGVTECDNMLMLLGVSNKMSEKERDKVMPLIIQGFKDASEEAGTSVTGGQTVLNPWVVMGGVATTVCQPNEFIMPDNAVPGDVLVLTKPLGTQVAVAVHQWLDIPEKWNKIKLVVTQEDVELAYHEAMMNMARLNRTAAGLMHTFNAHAATDITGFGILGHAQTLARQQRSEVSFVIHNLPVLAKMAAVSKACGNMFGLMHGTCPETSGGLLICLPREQAARFCAEIKSPKYGEGHQAWIIGIVEKGNRTARIIDKPRIIEVAPQAATQNVNPTPGATS, encoded by the exons ATGGACACCTGTGTGATCCCCCTCAGACATGGAGGCCTTTCTCTGGTCCAGACAACAGATTACATCTACCCCATTGTGGATGACCCCTACATGATG GGAAGAATTGCTTGTGCCAATGTTCTAAGTGACCTTTATGCCATGGGAGTGACAGAGTGTGATAACATGTTGATGCTTCTGGGAGTcagcaataaaatgtcagagaag gagagagacaaagtcaTGCCACTGATCATCCAGGGATTCAAGGATGCATCGGAGGAGGCAGGCACATCTGTAACAGGAGGACAGACGGTGCTCAACCCCTGGGTGGTGATGGGAGGAGTTGCTACAACAGTCTGCCAGCCCAACGAATTTATCAT GCCAGACAATGCAGTGCCAGGAGACGTGTTGGTGTTGACCAAGCCACTTGGAACACAAGTGGCCGTTGCAGTTCACCAGTGGCTAGATATT CCTGAGAAGTGGAACAAGATCAAGCTAGTGGTAACCCAGGAAGATGTAGAGCTGGCCTACCATGAAGCCATGATGAACATGGCTCGGCTCAACAGGACAG CGGCTGGTCTCATGCACACCTTCAATGCTCACGCAGCCACTGACATCACAGGGTTTGGCATCCTTGGCCACGCTCAGACGTTGGCACGACAACAACGAAGTGAGGTATCATTTGTCATCCACAATCTCCCGGTGCTTGCCAAGATGGCCGCCGTGTCCAAGGCCTGTGGGAACATGTTTGGACTCATGCACGGCACCTGCCCTGAaacatcag GAGGCCTTCTTATCTGTCTGCCTCGGGAGCAGGCTGCTCGCTTCTGTGCCGAGATTAAATCCCCAAAATACGGCGAGGGCCACCAAGCGTGGATCATCGGGATTGTAGAGAAAGGAAACCGCACTGCTCGCATTATTGACAAACCACGGATCATAGAGGTGGCACCACAAGCAGCCACGCAGAATGTCAACCCAACTCCTGGTGCAACTTCTTAA